One Panicum virgatum strain AP13 chromosome 9K, P.virgatum_v5, whole genome shotgun sequence genomic region harbors:
- the LOC120652094 gene encoding transcription initiation factor TFIID subunit 9-like, with amino-acid sequence MDAGGARPSAPSAAAAAGAGAGGASVADEPRDARVVRELLRSMGLGEGEYEPRVVHQFLDLAYRYVGDVLGDAQVYADHAGKAQIDADDVRLAIQAKVNFSFSQPPPREVLLELARNRNRIPLPKSIAPPGSIPLPPEQDTLLAQNYQLLPPLKPPPQVEETEDDNEETNPSPTPNPGNSNPNYSQDQRGNEQQHTSQHGQRVSFQLNAVAAAAAAKRSRMTIDQMNMG; translated from the exons atggacgccggcggcgcacgTCCATCGGcaccgtcggccgccgccgccgccggggccggggccgggggcgCCTCCGTCGCGGACGAGCCCCGGGACGCGCGGGTGGTGCGGGAGCTCCTGCGCTCGATGGGGCTCGGCGAGGGCGAGTACGAGCCCCGCGTCGTGCACCAGTTCCTGGACCTGGCCTACCGCTACGTCGGCGACGTGCTCGGGGACGCCCAGGTCTACGCCGACCACGCCGGGAAGGCCCAGATCGACGCCGACGACGTCCGCCTCGCCATCCAGGCCAAAGTCAATTTCTCCttctcgcagccgccgccgcgcgag GTTCTCCTTGAGCTGGCACGCAACCGGAACAGAATCCCGCTGCCTAAGTCGATCGCTCCTCCTGGTTCAATTCCCCTGCCACCAGAGCAGGACACACTGTTGGCTCAGAATTACCAACTCCTGCCACCATTGAAGCCGCCACCTCAAGTTGAGGAGACAGAGGATGACAACGAAGAAACCAACCCTAGTCCAACCCCAAACCCTGGAAATTCCAATCCGAACTACTCCCAGGATCAGAGGGGTAATGAGCAACAACACACTTCTCAGCATGGTCAGAGGGTTTCTTTCCAACTCAATGCCGTGGCAGCTGCCGCTGCTGCGAAGCGTTCTCGGATGACCATTGACCAGATGAACATGGGCTAA